In one Xiphophorus couchianus chromosome 17, X_couchianus-1.0, whole genome shotgun sequence genomic region, the following are encoded:
- the ube2nb gene encoding ubiquitin-conjugating enzyme E2Nb, whose product MAGLPRRIIKETQRLMAEPVPGITATPDEGNARYFHVVIAGPQDSPFEGGTFKLELFLPEEYPMAAPKVRFMTKIYHPNVDKLGRICLDILKDKWSPALQIRTVLLSIQALLSAPNPDDPLANDVAEQWKKNESHAIETARTWTRLYASNTEV is encoded by the exons ATGGCCGGTTTGCCTCGTAGGATTATAAAG GAGACACAGCGGTTGATGGCAGAGCCCGTCCCGGGGATCACAGCTACGCCCGACGAGGGGAACGCACGCTACTTCCATGTGGTCATCGCAGGGCCTCAGGACTCGCCGTTCGAGGGAGGCACGTTTAAACTTGAACTATTTCTTCCAGAAGAGTATCCCATGGCAGCTCCCAAAGTGCGATTCATGACCAAAATCTATCACCCCAACGTCGACAAACTGGGAAGAATATGTTTAGACATTTTGAAAG ACAAGTGGTCCCCAGCCCTGCAGATCCGCACAGTGTTGCTATCTATCCAGGCATTATTAAGCGCTCCCAACCCAGACGACCCCCTGGCAAACGACGTCGCAGagcagtggaagaaaaacgAAAGCCATGCCATCGAGACAG CCCGAACATGGACCAGGCTCTACGCGAGCAACACTGAAGTATAG
- the nudt4b gene encoding diphosphoinositol polyphosphate phosphohydrolase NUDT4B translates to MKLKPNQTRTYDGEGFKKRAACLCFKNEREEEVLLVSSSRHPDQWIVPGGGMEPEEEPWGAAVREVFEEAGVKGKLGRLLGVFEQNQDRKHRTYVYVLTVTETLEAWEDSVNIGRKREWFTVDDAIKVLQSHKPVHAEYLRRLQLSCSPTNGNSILPSPPPNDNYPHYSTTTGAPSTGSVLGSSCR, encoded by the exons ATGAAGCTGAAACCGAACCAGACCAGGACGTACGACGGAGAGGGTTTTAAGAAAAGAGCGGCGTGTCTGTGCTTCAAGAATGAACGGGAGGAGGAG GTTCTGCTGGTCAGCAGCAGTCGGCACCCGGATCAGTGGATCGTTCCCGGAGGAGGGATGGAGCCCGAGGAGGAGCCCTGGGGCGCGGCGGTGCGAGAAGTCTTCGAGGAG GCCGGCGTGAAGGGCAAACTGGGACGCCTTCTCGGCGTGTTCGAG CAAAACCAGGACCGGAAGCACCGGACGTACGTTTATGTTTTGACTGTGACGGAGACGCTGGAGGCCTGGGAGGACTCGGTTAACATAG GCCGGAAGCGGGAGTGGTTCACCGTGGACGACGCCATCAAAGTGCTGCAGAGCCACAAACCCGTTCACGCCGAGTACCTGCGGAGGCTCCAGCTCAGCTGCTCCCCCACCAACGGGAACTCCATCCTCCCGAGCCCGCCTCCGAACGACAACTACCCTCACTACAGCACCACCACCGGCGCCCCCTCGACGGGCAGCGTGCTGGGCTCCTCCTGCAGATAG
- the mrpl42 gene encoding large ribosomal subunit protein mL42 produces MASGHLCKLHSCASRLLYGATLRNVQTCLVPLRLKSGVNPSLIQGHNCEVEIGVTSDGKTIVCYHPAVDVPYELTQPIERPDPLTNQAETHDQVLKAHLSKEVLDGKKGPTIEELSKMFFTTKHRFYPKGQYVSRRINKTPPKDR; encoded by the exons ATGGCGTCGGGTCACTTGTGCAAGCTGCACAGCTGTGCATCTCGACTTTTATACGGCGCTACGCTGCGAAACGTGCAGA CGTGTTTGGTGCCACTTCGACTGAAGTCCGGTGTTAACCCTTCATTAATTCAAGGCCATAACTG TGAGGTGGAAATAGGTGTTACATCTGATGGGAAAACCATAGTATGCTACCATCCTGCTGTTGACGTTCCATACGAGCTCACTCAG CCCATAGAGCGACCAGACCCTTTGACCAACCAAGCAGAAACCCACGATCAAGTTTTGAAAGCCCACCTCAGCAAAGAGGTGCTGGACGGCAAAAAGGGGCCGACTATAGAGGAGCTGAGCAAGATGTTCTTCACCACCAAACACCGCTTTTATCCTAAAGGACA GTACGTCTCGAGGCGCATCAATAAAACCCCCCCTAAGGACAGATGA